From a region of the Mercurialis annua linkage group LG1-X, ddMerAnnu1.2, whole genome shotgun sequence genome:
- the LOC126665856 gene encoding leucine--tRNA ligase, chloroplastic/mitochondrial, producing the protein MSASTYMLTHFLPSSPSHHRHFHFSTPKVQSLKPTTPSAYNLNNGGIGLKYSRVRCSTNAEKVNAEAEVEQDQKLKQPAVRKAYPFHEIEPKWQHYWEDNRTFRTPDEIDTSKPKFYVLDMFPYPSGSGLHVGHPLGYTATDILARLRRMQGYNVLHPMGWDAFGLPAEQYAIETGTHPKVTTLRNITRFRSQLKLLGFSYDWDREISTTEPDYYKWTQWIFLQLLKRGLAYQAEVPVNWCPALGTVLANEEVIDGVSERGGHPVIRKPMRQWMLRITAYADRLLEDLDDLDWPESVKDMQRNWIGRSEGAEIEFDVLDDDGKERDIKITVYTTRPDTIFGATYLVVAPEHPLLSSLVSLSQSKSVEEYKDLASRKSDLERTELQKEKTGVSSGCYARNPANGKAIPIWVADYVLGSYGTGAIMAVPAHDTRDYEFATKYDIPIQLVVKPEDEGCSNSQMAYVGEGTIINSSNLTLGLDINGLPSKTAASKVIDWAEKTGNGKKKVNFKLRDWLFARQRYWGEPIPVVFLEDSDEAVPLLDTDLPLTLPELDDFTPTGTGEPPLAKAVSWVKLTDPSSGKPAKRETNTMPQWAGSCWYYLRFMDPKNSKELVDKTKEMYWSPVDVYVGGAEHAVLHLLYSRFWHKVLYDIGVVSTKEPFKCVINQGIILGEVQYMAYKDTDGNYVSADVADISGELHHELIPEDMVMKSRDSFVLKNDKNIRLIARSHKMSKSRGNVVNPDDVVSEYGADSLRLYEMFMGPFRDSKTWSTSGIEGVYRFLGRTWRLIVGPPLLSGAFRDGTVAIDEEPSFEQLRSLHKCIAKVTEEIEATRFNTGISAMMEFINAAYKWEKLPRSIVEEFVLLLSPYAPHIAEELWFRLGNSSSLAYAPFPRANPAFLKDTSVVLPVQINGKTRGTIQVEEGCSEEDAFRLASEDDKLRKYLDGTVIKKRIFVPGKILNVILGPQNVKATLR; encoded by the exons ATGAGTGCTTCCACTTATATGCTTACCCACTTTCTCCCTTCATCTCCTTCTCATCACCGCCATTTTCACTTCTCCACTCCAAAAGTTCAGTCTTTAAAGCCTACTACACCCTCAGCCTATAACTTAAACAATGGCGGAATTGGGCTTAAATATAGCAGAGTTAGGTGCTCAACAAATGCGGAAAAAGTGAATGCTGAAGCTGAAGTTGAACAAGACCAGAAGCTAAAGCAACCGGCGGTGAGAAAAGCTTATCCTTTTCATGAAATTGAACCCAAATGGCAGCATTATTGGGAGGATAATCGCACTTTTCGAACCCCTGATGAAATTGACACTTCTAAGCCTAAATTCTATGTTCTTGATATGTTCCCTTATCCCAG TGGCTCTGGATTACATGTTGGCCATCCACTTGGATATACTGCAACAGACATTCTTGCTAGGCTCCGGCGTATGCAGGGCTACAATGTTTTGCATCCAATGGGATGGGATGCATTTGGTTTACCAGCTGAGCAATACGCCATTGAG ACAGGAACCCATCCAAAAGTCACTACTTTGAGGAACATTACCCGCTTCCGTTCCCAG CTTAAGCTGTTGGGATTCTCATATGACTGGGATCGTGAAATTTCTACCACAGAACCAGACTATTATAAATGGACCCAGTGGATCTTTCTTCAGCTATTAAAAAGAGGATTGGCATATCAG GCCGAGGTACCAGTCAATTGGTGCCCTGCTCTTGGCACAGTTTTGGCCAACGAGGAGGTGATAGATGGAGTAAGCGAACGTGGTGGCCATCCAGTAATAAGAAAG CCAATGAGACAATGGATGCTTAGGATCACTGCTTATGCTGATCGCCTTCTTGAAGACTTGGATGACCTCGACTGGCCTGAAAGTGTAAAAGATATGCAGCGGAACTGGATAGGGAGGTCTGAAGGCGCAGAAATAGAATTTGATGTTCTTGATGATGATGGAAAGGAAAGAGACATAAAAATAACTGTTTATACCACTAGGCCTGATACCATCTTTGGAGCAAC ATATTTAGTTGTGGCACCAGAGCATCCATTACTGTCATCGCTAGTGTCTCTCTCTCAGAGCAAAAGT GTGGAAGAATACAAAGACCTTGCCTCGCGGAAAAGTGACCTTGAGAGAACCGagcttcaaaaagaaaaaactggAGTATCTAGTGGCTGCTATGCGAGAAACCCGGCTAATGGGAAAGCGATCCCAATATGGGTTGCAGATTACGTTTTGGGGAG TTATGGGACTGGAGCAATTATGGCGGTGCCTGCACATGACACTCGTGACTATGAATTTGCCACTAAATATGACATTCCAATTCAGTTGGTTGTGAAGCCAGAAGATGAAGGCTGTAGTAACTCACAAATGGCTTATGTAGGTGAAGGAACCATaataaattcatcaaatttGACACTGGGGCTTGACATCAATGGCTTGCCTAGCAAAACAGCAGCTTCTAAAGTCATTGACTGGGCTGAAAAAACTGGaaatggaaagaaaaag GTCAATTTCAAGTTGAGGGATTGGCTTTTTGCTCGACAGCGCTATTGGGGGGAACCTATCCCAGTTGTTTTCTTGGAGGATTCTGATGAGGCTGTTCCACTTCTTGACACTGATTTGCCTTTGACGTTACCCGAATTGGATGATTTTACTCCTACAGGAACAGGAGAACCACCACTCGCGAAAGCTGTTTCTTGG GTTAAACTCACTGATCCTTCATCTGGAAAACCTGCTAAAAGAGAAACTAACACTATGCCACAGTGGGCTGGTTCCTGCTG GTACTATTTAAGATTTATGGATCCAAAGAACTCGAAAGAACTAGTTGATAAGACAAAAGAAAT GTATTGGAGTCCAGTTGATGTCTATGTTGGTGGTGCTGAACATGCGGTTCTCCACTTACTTTATTCTAGATTCTGGCACAAG GTTCTTTATGACATTGGAGTTGTTTCAACCAAAGAACCCTTTAAATGTGTCATAAACCAAGGAATCATCCTTGGAGAA GTTCAATATATGGCCTACAAGGATACAGATGGAAATTATGTGTCTGCTGACGTTGCTGATATATCTGGTGAACTTCATCATGAACTAATTCCAGAGGATATG GTGATGAAGTCTAGGGATTCATTTGTGctgaaaaatgacaaaaacattCGTTTGATCGCTCGTTCCCATAAGATGAGTAAAAGTAGGGGAAATGTTGTCAATCCTGATGATGTTGTTTCAGAATATGGTGCAGACTCTCTTAGATTGTATGAAATGTTCATGGGACCCTTTAG AGATTCAAAAACATGGAGTACTAGTGGTATTGAAGGTGTATACCGATTTTTGGGAAGAACTTGGAGGCTGATTGTCGGTCCACCTTTATTAAGTGGTGCATTTAGAGACGGAACAGTAGCTATCGACGAGGAGCCATCTTTTGAACAGCTGCGTTCTCTTCATAAGTGCATAGCTAAG GTAACCGAAGAAATTGAAGCAACGCGATTTAACACTGGAATTTCTGCAATGATGGAGTTCATTAATGCAGCCTATAAG TGGGAGAAACTTCCAAGGTCAATTGTTGAAGAATTTGTTCTATTGCTCTCACCATACGCGCCTCACATAGCGGAGGAGCTTTGGTTTCGGTTAGGGAACTCGAGCTCATTAGCATATGCACCATTTCCTAGG GCAAATCCTGCTTTCCTGAAGGATACATCGGTAGTTCTACCGGTTCAGATCAATGGCAAGACACGCGGTACCATACAGGTTGAAGAAGGATGTTCGGAGGAGGATGCTTTCAGATTGGCCTCAGAGGACGACAAACTCCGCAAGTATCTGGATGGAACAGTGATCAAGAAAAGAATCTTTGTTCCAGGAAAGATTCTAAATGTTATTTTGGGACCTCAAAATGTGAAGGCTACCTTACGATAA
- the LOC126665857 gene encoding glycosyltransferase BC10-like, translating to MTKKPAQAPQVVAAVVKRHVIWMGWKLIILLSVSLCLFALLRLHFLYDSYSSPAIHRSRSPITRRANLEFTGPPKIAFLFLARQYLPLDFLWGAFFENADVANFSVYIHSSPGFKFDESTTRSHFFYGRQLKNSIQVVWGESSMIQAERLLLSAALDNPANQRFVLLSDSCVPLYNFSYIYSYMMASSKSFVDSFRDTKEDRYNQKMSPIIQRHKWRKGSQWITLIRSHAEVIADDEVIFPVYRKYCKRRLPLDARKGKLNLKLQKQNNCIPDEHYVQTLLSIADLEGELERRTLTYTVWNLSVTRMESKGWHPITFTYANAGPKKIKEIKAINHVYYETEYRTEWCHTNSTSVPCFLFARKFSRGAAMRLLSEGVVSPYDASTLLAT from the exons ATGACAAAGAAGCCGGCTCAAGCGCCACAGGTAGTTGCCGCAGTCGTCAAGCGCCACGTCATTTGGATGGGATGGAAGCTAATCATCCTCCTCTCTGTTTCCCTCTGTCTTTTTGCTCTTCTCAGACTCCATTTCCTCTACGATTCCTACTCCTCTCCCGCAATTCATCGCTCCAGATCTCCAATTACTCGCCGCGCTAACTTGGAATTCACCGGACCTCCTAAGATTGCCTTCCTGTTCCTCGCCCGTCAATACCTTCCCCTCGATTTCCTCTGGGGCGCCTTCTTCGAG AATGCCGACGTGGCCAATTTCTCTGTTTATATTCACTCTTCGCCTGGTTTTAAGTTCGACGAGTCCACTACTCGCTCTCATTTCTTCTATGGTCGCCAATTGAAGAATAGTATTCAG GTAGTATGGGGAGAATCAAGTATGATTCAGGCAGAGAGGCTGTTACTTTCAGCTGCCTTAGACAATCCTGCTAACCAAAGATTTGTTCTTCTCTCTGACAG CTGCGTTCCCCTCTACAACTTTAGCTACATATACAGCTACATGATGGCTTCTTCCAAAAGTTTTGTAGACAG CTTTCGTGATACAAAAGAAGACCGCTACAACCAGAAAATGTCCCCTATCATACAGAGACACAAATGGCGAAAGGGATCCCAG TGGATCACCTTAATCCGAAGCCATGCAGAAGTGATAGCGGATGATGAGGTTATATTTCCTGTCTATCGGAAATATTGCAAG AGGCGCCTACCTTTGGATGCCAGAAAGGGAAAGTTGAATCTT AAACTTCAAAAGCAGAATAACTGCATACCTGATGAACACTATGTGCAGACATTGCTTTCG ATAGCTGATCTGGAAGGTGAACTTGAAAGAAGAACTTTGACCTATACGGTGTGGAATCTGTCTGTAACAAGAATGGAAAGTAAGGGATGGCATCCTATAACATTCACATATGCAAATGCAGGCCCCAAAAAGATCAAGGAAATAAAG GCTATCAATCATGTGTACTATGAGACTGAATACCGGACAGAATGGTGCCATACTAACTCTACATCAGTTCCCTGTTTCCTATTTGCAAGGAAGTTCTCCAGGGGAGCTGCCATGCGCCTTTTGAGTGAGGGAGTAGTTAGTCCTTATGATGCCTCCACATTACTGGCTACATGA
- the LOC126665858 gene encoding uncharacterized protein LOC126665858 — translation MSNSEEDKATQHHHDEQADMAAAMNEVAAMALRSVLQRVQQAAERSGRGSQQIRVVAVSKTKPVSILRQVYDAGHRCFGENYVQELIEKAPQLPENIDWHFIGNLQSNKAKPLLAGVPNLAMVESVDDEKIANHLDRAVGNLGRKPLKVLIQVNTSGEESKYGVEPSACVELAEHVNKSCPNLEFCGLMTIGMLDYSSTPENFKTLANCRTEVCKALGIPEEQCELSMGMSNDFEQAIEMGSTNVRIGSTIFGPREYPKKN, via the exons ATGAGCAATTCGGAAGAAGATAAAGCAACACAACACCACCACGACGAACAAGCTGACATGGCAGCAGCGATGAATGAAGTGGCAGCGATGGCGCTCCGATCAGTTCTTCAGAGAGTCCAGCAAGCAGCGGAGCGGTCTGGTCGCGGGTCCCAGCAAATCAGAGTGGTGGCAGTTAGCAAGACTAAACCCGTGTCTATCCTGCGCCAAGTCTACGACGCCGGTCATCGGTGTTTTGGCGAAAACTATGTTCAAGAGCTCATTGAAAAAGCTCCTCAG CTTCCAGAAAACATAGATTGGCATTTTATTGGGAATTTACAAAGTaacaaagccaaacctttacttg CTGGTGTTCCAAACCTTGCTATGGTAGAGAGTGTTGATGATGAAAAG ATTGCCAATCATCTTGATCGTGCAGTTGGAAATTTGGGAAGGAAACCTTTGAAGGTCCTGATCCAAGTGAATACCAGTGGTGAAGAAT CAAAATACGGCGTTGAGCCTTCAGCGTGTGTGGAACTTGCAGAACATGTTAATAAGAGTTGCCCAAACCTCGAGTTTTGTGGCCTAATGACAATAGGGATGCTTGACTATTCATCAACCCCAGAGAACTTCAAG ACATTAGCAAACTGCAGAACCGAGGTTTGCAAGGCCCTTGGTATACCAGAAGAGCAATGTGAACTCTCAATGGGCATGTCAAATGACTTTGAGCAAGCT ATAGAAATGGGGAGCACAAATGTGAGAATTGGATCTACTATATTCGGGCCTAGAGAATAtcccaaaaaaaattga
- the LOC126665203 gene encoding stigma-specific STIG1-like protein 1: MAMNTSNIFFTLLMFITIATILSAPTTTDDDNLAIGESNIFRHSRFLAYNPRPAAMTCNKYPTVCRAKGSAGPHCCKKQCVNVLSDELNCGRCGNKCKYSQICCRGKCVNPSNDKYNCGKCNNSCAKGSSCVYGLCSYA; encoded by the coding sequence ATGGCCATGAACACATCAAACATTTTCTTTACCTTGCTAATGTTTATAACTATAGCCACCATTCTATCAGCACCAACAACAACCGATGATGATAACTTAGCCATCGGCGAATCAAATATATTCAGACACAGCCGCTTCCTAGCCTATAATCCCCGGCCAGCCGCCATGACATGCAACAAGTACCCGACGGTCTGTCGTGCTAAGGGAAGCGCCGGACCCCATTGTTGCAAGAAACAATGTGTGAATGTATTAAGTGATGAATTAAACTGCGGGAGATGTGGGAACAAGTGCAAATATTCACAAATTTGCTGTCGAGGGAAGTGCGTGAACCCATCAAACGACAAGTACAACTGTGGTAAGTGTAATAATTCGTGCGCCAAGGGAAGCTCTTGTGTTTATGGCTTGTGCAGTTATGCTTAA